Proteins found in one Panthera tigris isolate Pti1 chromosome B3, P.tigris_Pti1_mat1.1, whole genome shotgun sequence genomic segment:
- the THTPA gene encoding thiamine-triphosphatase isoform X2, whose translation MAARAGTGPVHREPGRGPRPGIMAHALIEVERKFIPGPGTEKRLQELGSTLEHQVTFRDRYYDTPELSLMQADYWLRQREGSGWELKCPGTAGVSGPHQEYVELTVEPAVVAQLCEVLGTEVLGAGGVAAVLGPLGLQEVASFVTKRSAWKLVLSGTDEEEPPLRVDLDTADFGYTVGEVEALVHEEAEVPVALEKIYSLSSMLGVPVQETAPAKLMVYLQRFQPQDYQRLLQVHRPREKPQGTKDPEGNLG comes from the exons ATGGCCGCTCGTGCTGGGACCGGCCCGGTGCACAGAGAGCCGGGCCGAGGTCCGAGGCCAG GTATCATGGCCCACGCCTTGATTGAGGTGGAGCGAAAGTTCATTcctgggcctggcacagagaagcgGCTGCAGGAGTTGGGGAGCACCTTAGAGCACCAGGTCACCTTCCGGGACAGATACTATGACACGCCTGAGCTGAGCCTCATGCAGGCTGACTACTGGCTGCGGCAGCGAGAGGGTAGTGGATGGGAGCTCAAATGTCCTGGAACAGCAGGTGTCTCAGGACCCCACCAGGAGTATGTGGAACTCACAGTTGAGCCTGCAGTTGTGGCCCAGCTCTGTGAGGTGCTGGGGACTGAGGTCCTGGGGGCAGGAGGTGTGGCAGCTGTGCTGGGCCCACTGGGGCTGCAGGAAGTAGCTAGTTTTGTGACTAAGCGTAGTGCCTGGAAGTTGGTGCTCTCTGGAACTGATGAAGAGGAGCCTCCGCTCAGGGTGGACCTGGATACAGCGGACTTTGGCTACACCGTGGGTGAGGTAGAGGCCCTGGTGCACGAGGAGGCTGAAGTCCCAGTTGCCCTGGAGAAGATCTACAGTCTCAGCAGCATGCTTG GTGTGCCCGTACAGGAGACAGCACCTGCCAAGCTGATGGTATACCTACAGCGTTTCCAGCCTCAGGACTATCAGCGCCTGCTACAAGTACACAGACCCAGAGAGAAGCCACAGGGGACTAAAGATCCTGAAGGCAACTTGGGCTAG
- the THTPA gene encoding thiamine-triphosphatase isoform X1 encodes MAARAGTGPVHREPGRGPRPGIMAHALIEVERKFIPGPGTEKRLQELGSTLEHQVTFRDRYYDTPELSLMQADYWLRQREGSGWELKCPGTAGVSGPHQEYVELTVEPAVVAQLCEVLGTEVLGAGGVAAVLGPLGLQEVASFVTKRSAWKLVLSGTDEEEPPLRVDLDTADFGYTVGEVEALVHEEAEVPVALEKIYSLSSMLGEGDRPLCVPVQETAPAKLMVYLQRFQPQDYQRLLQVHRPREKPQGTKDPEGNLG; translated from the exons ATGGCCGCTCGTGCTGGGACCGGCCCGGTGCACAGAGAGCCGGGCCGAGGTCCGAGGCCAG GTATCATGGCCCACGCCTTGATTGAGGTGGAGCGAAAGTTCATTcctgggcctggcacagagaagcgGCTGCAGGAGTTGGGGAGCACCTTAGAGCACCAGGTCACCTTCCGGGACAGATACTATGACACGCCTGAGCTGAGCCTCATGCAGGCTGACTACTGGCTGCGGCAGCGAGAGGGTAGTGGATGGGAGCTCAAATGTCCTGGAACAGCAGGTGTCTCAGGACCCCACCAGGAGTATGTGGAACTCACAGTTGAGCCTGCAGTTGTGGCCCAGCTCTGTGAGGTGCTGGGGACTGAGGTCCTGGGGGCAGGAGGTGTGGCAGCTGTGCTGGGCCCACTGGGGCTGCAGGAAGTAGCTAGTTTTGTGACTAAGCGTAGTGCCTGGAAGTTGGTGCTCTCTGGAACTGATGAAGAGGAGCCTCCGCTCAGGGTGGACCTGGATACAGCGGACTTTGGCTACACCGTGGGTGAGGTAGAGGCCCTGGTGCACGAGGAGGCTGAAGTCCCAGTTGCCCTGGAGAAGATCTACAGTCTCAGCAGCATGCTTGGTGAGGGAGACAGGCCCTTGT GTGTGCCCGTACAGGAGACAGCACCTGCCAAGCTGATGGTATACCTACAGCGTTTCCAGCCTCAGGACTATCAGCGCCTGCTACAAGTACACAGACCCAGAGAGAAGCCACAGGGGACTAAAGATCCTGAAGGCAACTTGGGCTAG
- the AP1G2 gene encoding AP-1 complex subunit gamma-like 2 isoform X3, translated as MNATMVVPQLVKILRTLVTTGYSTEHSISGVSDPFLQVRILRLLRILGRNHEESSETMNDLLAQVATNTDTSRNAGSAVLFETVLTIMDIRSAPGLRVLAVNILGRFLLNNDKNIRYVALTSLLRMVQSDHSAVQRHRPTVVECLREPDASLSRRALELSLALVNSSNVRAMTQELQSFLESCPPDLRADCASGILLAAERFAPTKRWHIDTILRVLTTAGIYVRDDAVANLTQLIGGAQELHAYSVRRLYSALAEDISQQPLVQVAAWCIGEYGDLLLEGSCEETEPLQVEEEEVLALLEKVLQSHMSQPATRGYALTALMKLSTRLRGDSNRIRQVVSIYGSCLDVELQQRAVEYNTLFQKYDHMRAAILEKMPLVERGRSQVDGEAKESKEAQLSETALVSTEPQASKLLDLLDLLDGTSGDAQPPPPLDPSPGGALVHLLNLPGAPPPPPSIPNLRVFEREGLQLHLSFVRPSGTPALLLIMVTATNTSGADVTHFICQAAVPKSFQLQLQAPSGDTLPAQGGLPVTQLLRILNPNKAPLRLKLRLTYNHFGQSVQEIFEVNNLPVETWQ; from the exons ATGAACGCCACCATG GTGGTGCCCCAGCTGGTGAAGATCCTCCGGACTCTGGTGACAACGGGATATTCCACAGAACACAGTATATCTGGAGTCAGCGACCCCTTCCTGCAG GTCCGGATACTTCGTCTCCTTCGGATTCTGGGCCGGAACCACGAAGAGAGCAGTGAGACCATGAATGACTTGCTGGCTCAG GTGGCCACTAACACAGATACCAGCCGAAATGCGGGCAGTGCAGTCCTGTTTGAGACAGTGCTGACCATCATGGACATCCGCTCTGCACCTGGCCTTCGG GTTCTAGCCGTCAACATTCTTGGCCGCTTCCTGCTCAACAATGACAAGAACATTAG GTATGTAGCCCTGACGTCATTGCTGCGTATGGTGCAGTCTGATCACAGCGCTGTGCAGCGGCACCGGCCCACTGTGGTCGAATGTCTGCGGGAACCTGATGCCTCCCTCAGCCG GCGGGCCTTGGAACTGAGCCTGGCTCTGGTGAATAGCTCCAACGTGCGAGCCATGACACAAGAGCTGCAGAGCTTTCTGGAATCCTGCCCCCCAGATCTACGGGCCGACTGTGCCTCAGGCATCCTGCTGGCAGCAGAGAG GTTTGCCCCAACCAAGCGATGGCACATAGATACCATCCTGCGCGTGCTGACAACG GCAGGCATCTATGTACGGGATGATGCAGTGGCCAACTTGACCCAGCTGATTGGGGGTGCCCAGGAGCTACATGCCTATTCTGTGCGCCGCCTGTACAGCGCCCTGGCAGAGGACATCTCCCAA CAACCACTGGTGCAAGTGGCAGCCTGGTGCATTGGAGAATACGGGGACCTCCTGCTGGAAGGGAGCTGTGAGGAAACAGAGCCCCTTCAG gtggaggaagaggaggtgtTGGCACTGCTGGAAAAGGTGCTGCAGTCCCACATGTCCCAGCCAGCCACCCGAGGATATGCCCTGACAGCCCTCATGAAGCTCAGCACCCGGCTCCGTGGAGACAGCAA CCGCATCCGCCAGGTGGTGTCCATCTACGGGAGCTGCCTGGACGTGGAGCTGCAGCAGCGGGCTGTGGAGTACAACACGCTCTTCCAGAAGTATGACCACATGAG GGCCGCCATCCTGGAAAAGATGCCTCTTGTGGAGAGAGGCAGGTCTCAGGTTGATggggaagcaaaggaaagcaaagaagccCAGCTTTCGGAAACAGCCCTTGTGTCcacagagccccag GCCTCCAAGCTCTTGGATCTCTTAGATCTCCTGGATGGCACTTCTGGGgatgcccagcccccaccccctctggaTCCCTCCCCAGGAGGCGCTTTAGTACACCTCCTCAACCTTCCCGGTGCACCTCCACCCCCAC CTTCCATCCCAAATCTCAGAGTGTTTGAGCGGGAAGGACTACAGCTGCATCTGTCTTTTGTTCGACCCTCTGGAACTCCTGCTTTGCTCTTAATCATGGTCACTGCTACCAACACCTCAGGAGCTGATGTCACCCACTTCATCTGCCAGGCTGCTGTGCCCAAG AGTTTCCAGCTGCAGCTACAGGCCCCCAGTGGGGACACACTTCCAGCTCAAGGTGGCCTTCCAGTGACCCAGCTCCTCAGAATCCTCAATCCTAACAAG GCCCCCTTGAGGCTAAAGCTGCGCCTCACCTACAACCACTTTGGCCAGTCGGTGCAGGAGATCTTTGAGGTGAACAACTTGCCTGTGGAGACATGGCAGTAA
- the AP1G2 gene encoding AP-1 complex subunit gamma-like 2 isoform X1, which translates to MVVPSLKLQDLIEEIRGAKTQAQEREVIQKECAHIRASFRDGDPLHRHRQLAKLLYVHMLGYPAHFGQMECLKLIASPRFTDKRVGYLGAMLLLDERQDAHLLITNSIKNDLSQGIQAVQGLALCTLSTMGSAEMCRDLATEVEKLLLQPSSYVRKKAVLTAVHMIRKVPELSNIFLPPCAQLLHERHHGILLGTITLITELCERSPAALKHFRKVVPQLVKILRTLVTTGYSTEHSISGVSDPFLQVRILRLLRILGRNHEESSETMNDLLAQVATNTDTSRNAGSAVLFETVLTIMDIRSAPGLRVLAVNILGRFLLNNDKNIRYVALTSLLRMVQSDHSAVQRHRPTVVECLREPDASLSRRALELSLALVNSSNVRAMTQELQSFLESCPPDLRADCASGILLAAERFAPTKRWHIDTILRVLTTAGIYVRDDAVANLTQLIGGAQELHAYSVRRLYSALAEDISQQPLVQVAAWCIGEYGDLLLEGSCEETEPLQVEEEEVLALLEKVLQSHMSQPATRGYALTALMKLSTRLRGDSNRIRQVVSIYGSCLDVELQQRAVEYNTLFQKYDHMRAAILEKMPLVERGRSQVDGEAKESKEAQLSETALVSTEPQASKLLDLLDLLDGTSGDAQPPPPLDPSPGGALVHLLNLPGAPPPPPSIPNLRVFEREGLQLHLSFVRPSGTPALLLIMVTATNTSGADVTHFICQAAVPKSFQLQLQAPSGDTLPAQGGLPVTQLLRILNPNKAPLRLKLRLTYNHFGQSVQEIFEVNNLPVETWQ; encoded by the exons ATGGTGGTACCTTCACTGAAGCTTCAAGATCTAATCGAGGAGATACGTGGGGCCAAGACCCAGGCCCAGGAGCGGGAGGTGATCCAAAAGGAGTGCGCCCACATCCGCGCCTCCTTCCGCGATGGGGACCCTCTGCACAGGCACCGCCAGCTGGCCAAACTGCTCTACGTCCACATGTTGGGCTACCCCGCCCACTTTGGGCAG ATGGAGTGCCTGAAACTGATTGCCTCCCCCAGATTCACAGACAAGAGGGTGGGCTACCTGGGGGCCATGCTTCTACTGGATGAGAGGCAGGATGCCCACCTGCTCATTACCAACAGCATCAAGAA TGATCTGAGCCAGGGGATTCAGGCAGTACAAGGCCTGGCCCTGTGCACTCTGAGCACTATGGGCTCTGCTGAAATGTGCCGGGACCTGGCCACTGAGGTGGAGAAACTGCTCCTGCAGCCTAGCTCCTACGTGCGCAAGAAG GCTGTTCTGACTGCAGTGCACATGATCCGGAAGGTCCCTGAGCTCTCCAACATCTTCCTCCCACCCTGTGCCCAACTGCTTCATGAACGCCACCATG GCATCCTGCTGGGCACCATCACGCTGATCACGGAGCTCTGTGAACGAAGCCCTGCAGCCCTCAAGCATTTTCGAAAG GTGGTGCCCCAGCTGGTGAAGATCCTCCGGACTCTGGTGACAACGGGATATTCCACAGAACACAGTATATCTGGAGTCAGCGACCCCTTCCTGCAG GTCCGGATACTTCGTCTCCTTCGGATTCTGGGCCGGAACCACGAAGAGAGCAGTGAGACCATGAATGACTTGCTGGCTCAG GTGGCCACTAACACAGATACCAGCCGAAATGCGGGCAGTGCAGTCCTGTTTGAGACAGTGCTGACCATCATGGACATCCGCTCTGCACCTGGCCTTCGG GTTCTAGCCGTCAACATTCTTGGCCGCTTCCTGCTCAACAATGACAAGAACATTAG GTATGTAGCCCTGACGTCATTGCTGCGTATGGTGCAGTCTGATCACAGCGCTGTGCAGCGGCACCGGCCCACTGTGGTCGAATGTCTGCGGGAACCTGATGCCTCCCTCAGCCG GCGGGCCTTGGAACTGAGCCTGGCTCTGGTGAATAGCTCCAACGTGCGAGCCATGACACAAGAGCTGCAGAGCTTTCTGGAATCCTGCCCCCCAGATCTACGGGCCGACTGTGCCTCAGGCATCCTGCTGGCAGCAGAGAG GTTTGCCCCAACCAAGCGATGGCACATAGATACCATCCTGCGCGTGCTGACAACG GCAGGCATCTATGTACGGGATGATGCAGTGGCCAACTTGACCCAGCTGATTGGGGGTGCCCAGGAGCTACATGCCTATTCTGTGCGCCGCCTGTACAGCGCCCTGGCAGAGGACATCTCCCAA CAACCACTGGTGCAAGTGGCAGCCTGGTGCATTGGAGAATACGGGGACCTCCTGCTGGAAGGGAGCTGTGAGGAAACAGAGCCCCTTCAG gtggaggaagaggaggtgtTGGCACTGCTGGAAAAGGTGCTGCAGTCCCACATGTCCCAGCCAGCCACCCGAGGATATGCCCTGACAGCCCTCATGAAGCTCAGCACCCGGCTCCGTGGAGACAGCAA CCGCATCCGCCAGGTGGTGTCCATCTACGGGAGCTGCCTGGACGTGGAGCTGCAGCAGCGGGCTGTGGAGTACAACACGCTCTTCCAGAAGTATGACCACATGAG GGCCGCCATCCTGGAAAAGATGCCTCTTGTGGAGAGAGGCAGGTCTCAGGTTGATggggaagcaaaggaaagcaaagaagccCAGCTTTCGGAAACAGCCCTTGTGTCcacagagccccag GCCTCCAAGCTCTTGGATCTCTTAGATCTCCTGGATGGCACTTCTGGGgatgcccagcccccaccccctctggaTCCCTCCCCAGGAGGCGCTTTAGTACACCTCCTCAACCTTCCCGGTGCACCTCCACCCCCAC CTTCCATCCCAAATCTCAGAGTGTTTGAGCGGGAAGGACTACAGCTGCATCTGTCTTTTGTTCGACCCTCTGGAACTCCTGCTTTGCTCTTAATCATGGTCACTGCTACCAACACCTCAGGAGCTGATGTCACCCACTTCATCTGCCAGGCTGCTGTGCCCAAG AGTTTCCAGCTGCAGCTACAGGCCCCCAGTGGGGACACACTTCCAGCTCAAGGTGGCCTTCCAGTGACCCAGCTCCTCAGAATCCTCAATCCTAACAAG GCCCCCTTGAGGCTAAAGCTGCGCCTCACCTACAACCACTTTGGCCAGTCGGTGCAGGAGATCTTTGAGGTGAACAACTTGCCTGTGGAGACATGGCAGTAA
- the AP1G2 gene encoding AP-1 complex subunit gamma-like 2 isoform X2 — translation MVVPSLKLQDLIEEIRGAKTQAQEREVIQKECAHIRASFRDGDPLHRHRQLAKLLYVHMLGYPAHFGQMECLKLIASPRFTDKRVGYLGAMLLLDERQDAHLLITNSIKNDLSQGIQAVQGLALCTLSTMGSAEMCRDLATEVEKLLLQPSSYVRKKAVLTAVHMIRKVPELSNIFLPPCAQLLHERHHGILLGTITLITELCERSPAALKHFRKVVPQLVKILRTLVTTGYSTEHSISGVSDPFLQVRILRLLRILGRNHEESSETMNDLLAQVATNTDTSRNAGSAVLFETVLTIMDIRSAPGLRVLAVNILGRFLLNNDKNIRYVALTSLLRMVQSDHSAVQRHRPTVVECLREPDASLSRRALELSLALVNSSNVRAMTQELQSFLESCPPDLRADCASGILLAAERFAPTKRWHIDTILRVLTTAGIYVRDDAVANLTQLIGGAQELHAYSVRRLYSALAEDISQQPLVQVAAWCIGEYGDLLLEGSCEETEPLQVEEEEVLALLEKVLQSHMSQPATRGYALTALMKLSTRLRGDSNRIRQVVSIYGSCLDVELQQRAVEYNTLFQKYDHMRAAILEKMPLVERGRSQVDGEAKESKEAQLSETALVSTEPQLPSQISECLSGKDYSCICLLFDPLELLLCS, via the exons ATGGTGGTACCTTCACTGAAGCTTCAAGATCTAATCGAGGAGATACGTGGGGCCAAGACCCAGGCCCAGGAGCGGGAGGTGATCCAAAAGGAGTGCGCCCACATCCGCGCCTCCTTCCGCGATGGGGACCCTCTGCACAGGCACCGCCAGCTGGCCAAACTGCTCTACGTCCACATGTTGGGCTACCCCGCCCACTTTGGGCAG ATGGAGTGCCTGAAACTGATTGCCTCCCCCAGATTCACAGACAAGAGGGTGGGCTACCTGGGGGCCATGCTTCTACTGGATGAGAGGCAGGATGCCCACCTGCTCATTACCAACAGCATCAAGAA TGATCTGAGCCAGGGGATTCAGGCAGTACAAGGCCTGGCCCTGTGCACTCTGAGCACTATGGGCTCTGCTGAAATGTGCCGGGACCTGGCCACTGAGGTGGAGAAACTGCTCCTGCAGCCTAGCTCCTACGTGCGCAAGAAG GCTGTTCTGACTGCAGTGCACATGATCCGGAAGGTCCCTGAGCTCTCCAACATCTTCCTCCCACCCTGTGCCCAACTGCTTCATGAACGCCACCATG GCATCCTGCTGGGCACCATCACGCTGATCACGGAGCTCTGTGAACGAAGCCCTGCAGCCCTCAAGCATTTTCGAAAG GTGGTGCCCCAGCTGGTGAAGATCCTCCGGACTCTGGTGACAACGGGATATTCCACAGAACACAGTATATCTGGAGTCAGCGACCCCTTCCTGCAG GTCCGGATACTTCGTCTCCTTCGGATTCTGGGCCGGAACCACGAAGAGAGCAGTGAGACCATGAATGACTTGCTGGCTCAG GTGGCCACTAACACAGATACCAGCCGAAATGCGGGCAGTGCAGTCCTGTTTGAGACAGTGCTGACCATCATGGACATCCGCTCTGCACCTGGCCTTCGG GTTCTAGCCGTCAACATTCTTGGCCGCTTCCTGCTCAACAATGACAAGAACATTAG GTATGTAGCCCTGACGTCATTGCTGCGTATGGTGCAGTCTGATCACAGCGCTGTGCAGCGGCACCGGCCCACTGTGGTCGAATGTCTGCGGGAACCTGATGCCTCCCTCAGCCG GCGGGCCTTGGAACTGAGCCTGGCTCTGGTGAATAGCTCCAACGTGCGAGCCATGACACAAGAGCTGCAGAGCTTTCTGGAATCCTGCCCCCCAGATCTACGGGCCGACTGTGCCTCAGGCATCCTGCTGGCAGCAGAGAG GTTTGCCCCAACCAAGCGATGGCACATAGATACCATCCTGCGCGTGCTGACAACG GCAGGCATCTATGTACGGGATGATGCAGTGGCCAACTTGACCCAGCTGATTGGGGGTGCCCAGGAGCTACATGCCTATTCTGTGCGCCGCCTGTACAGCGCCCTGGCAGAGGACATCTCCCAA CAACCACTGGTGCAAGTGGCAGCCTGGTGCATTGGAGAATACGGGGACCTCCTGCTGGAAGGGAGCTGTGAGGAAACAGAGCCCCTTCAG gtggaggaagaggaggtgtTGGCACTGCTGGAAAAGGTGCTGCAGTCCCACATGTCCCAGCCAGCCACCCGAGGATATGCCCTGACAGCCCTCATGAAGCTCAGCACCCGGCTCCGTGGAGACAGCAA CCGCATCCGCCAGGTGGTGTCCATCTACGGGAGCTGCCTGGACGTGGAGCTGCAGCAGCGGGCTGTGGAGTACAACACGCTCTTCCAGAAGTATGACCACATGAG GGCCGCCATCCTGGAAAAGATGCCTCTTGTGGAGAGAGGCAGGTCTCAGGTTGATggggaagcaaaggaaagcaaagaagccCAGCTTTCGGAAACAGCCCTTGTGTCcacagagccccag CTTCCATCCCAAATCTCAGAGTGTTTGAGCGGGAAGGACTACAGCTGCATCTGTCTTTTGTTCGACCCTCTGGAACTCCTGCTTTGCTCTTAA